The following proteins are co-located in the Pedobacter frigiditerrae genome:
- a CDS encoding voltage-gated chloride channel family protein, with translation MKHNKFLFEHLSVFKYAVRWTLLILPVAIAIGSMVALFLWLLGWAIHFRFQHTCLIFLLPLAGIVIHLIYQSVGRSSEKGNNLIMDEIHRPGGGVPRQMAPVILITTVITHLFGGSAGREGTAVQIGGSIAGMFSRWFKLNEVDTKMLLTAGIAAGFGAVFGTPLTGAIFAMEVLAIGRIEYKALLPALIASVLGDLTVSAWGIHHTAYHIDLIEKSAYFLSEYLPVNLLLLSKVILASTLFGLASYLFAVMVHEIKAFFSKVCKIQWLIPVIGGLIIIGLTYAIGKPDYLSLGVDSEYQGAVTIPSAFQPGGADTWSWLWKTIYTTLTLGTGFKGGEVTPLFYIGATLGNALSTLLNAPVSLFAALGFIAVFAGATNTPLACTIMGIELFGSEYTMFFAVACFTAYFFSGHSGIYSSQRIAVPKIFTGT, from the coding sequence ATGAAACATAATAAATTTTTATTTGAACACCTTTCGGTTTTTAAATATGCGGTTCGATGGACGCTGCTTATACTTCCTGTTGCCATTGCAATAGGAAGTATGGTTGCCTTGTTCCTTTGGCTGCTAGGCTGGGCCATTCACTTTCGCTTTCAGCATACCTGTCTCATTTTTCTGCTACCTTTAGCAGGTATTGTGATCCACCTGATTTATCAGTCAGTTGGTAGGTCCTCAGAAAAAGGAAATAACCTGATCATGGATGAAATCCATAGGCCGGGTGGTGGAGTGCCCAGGCAGATGGCGCCAGTAATCTTAATAACTACAGTGATTACCCATTTGTTTGGCGGATCGGCTGGAAGAGAGGGAACCGCGGTACAAATCGGAGGAAGCATCGCAGGAATGTTTAGCCGCTGGTTTAAGCTAAATGAGGTAGACACCAAGATGCTCCTTACCGCGGGAATTGCAGCCGGGTTTGGGGCGGTGTTCGGAACACCGCTCACCGGTGCCATATTTGCAATGGAAGTTCTGGCCATTGGAAGAATAGAGTACAAGGCTTTACTTCCCGCATTAATTGCCAGCGTGCTTGGTGATCTTACTGTCTCTGCCTGGGGCATCCATCATACCGCTTATCACATCGATCTCATAGAGAAAAGTGCCTACTTTCTATCTGAATACCTGCCGGTAAACCTACTCCTGCTTAGTAAGGTTATTCTAGCATCCACATTGTTTGGTCTGGCCAGCTACCTGTTTGCTGTAATGGTGCATGAGATCAAGGCCTTTTTTTCTAAAGTATGTAAGATCCAGTGGCTTATTCCTGTTATCGGTGGTCTGATTATTATAGGCTTGACTTACGCCATCGGGAAACCGGATTACTTAAGTTTGGGCGTGGATAGCGAATACCAAGGAGCCGTTACAATTCCCTCTGCTTTTCAGCCTGGTGGAGCAGATACTTGGAGCTGGTTATGGAAGACCATTTACACAACTTTAACATTAGGAACTGGATTTAAAGGTGGTGAGGTAACGCCTTTGTTTTATATTGGCGCAACATTAGGCAATGCACTTTCGACCTTATTAAATGCTCCAGTTAGTTTGTTTGCTGCCCTTGGATTTATTGCTGTTTTTGCTGGTGCAACGAATACACCCCTTGCCTGTACGATTATGGGTATAGAACTTTTTGGTAGTGAATACACCATGTTTTTTGCGGTAGCCTGTTTTACAGCCTATTTTTTCAGTGGCCATTCAGGTATATATTCTTCACAGCGTATTGCGGTACCCAAAATATTTACGGGAACATAA
- a CDS encoding DsrE family protein, with translation MKKITLICTLFLLIAATSATFAQATPANFTGAKATLKNYKALYVINNGDEKKIAGTLRNLKNALDDPRLKGKINAELIAFGDGVAVYQKNGSFEKTLLELQSRGVILAQCENTVRERKIEKNTLFDFISYVPSGNGEIIIRQYQGWAVVHP, from the coding sequence ATGAAAAAAATAACCTTAATCTGTACATTATTTTTGCTGATCGCAGCAACCTCGGCCACTTTTGCCCAAGCTACACCTGCTAATTTTACAGGGGCAAAAGCCACCCTGAAAAATTATAAGGCACTGTATGTAATCAATAACGGTGATGAGAAAAAGATTGCAGGAACACTTCGAAACCTAAAAAATGCACTCGACGATCCCAGGTTAAAAGGGAAAATCAATGCAGAACTTATTGCCTTTGGAGATGGCGTAGCTGTTTACCAGAAGAACGGATCTTTTGAAAAAACATTGTTAGAACTGCAATCCAGAGGAGTAATTCTTGCACAATGTGAAAATACCGTCAGAGAAAGGAAAATCGAAAAAAATACCTTATTTGATTTTATCAGTTATGTACCCAGCGGCAATGGTGAAATCATCATCCGTCAATATCAGGGATGGGCAGTTGTACATCCTTAA
- a CDS encoding EamA family transporter, translating to MWWIYALLSAFFASLTAIFAKVGVTNVNSDLATAIRTVVILIVAWGIVMARGELKGITELSKHNLLFLFLSGLATGLSWIFYYKALQIGKVSQVAPVDKLSVALTIILAMVFLKEALTLKVFFGALLIIGGTLVLIF from the coding sequence ATGTGGTGGATCTACGCGCTATTATCAGCTTTCTTTGCTTCCCTTACGGCCATCTTTGCAAAAGTCGGCGTAACCAATGTCAATTCTGATTTGGCTACTGCCATACGAACGGTGGTAATACTGATTGTAGCCTGGGGGATCGTAATGGCCAGAGGCGAACTTAAAGGAATTACGGAACTGTCAAAGCATAACCTGCTATTTCTTTTTTTATCTGGCCTTGCCACCGGCTTGTCCTGGATATTCTACTACAAGGCTTTGCAGATCGGGAAAGTGTCCCAGGTCGCCCCTGTTGATAAGTTGAGTGTTGCCCTAACTATTATACTTGCAATGGTGTTCCTGAAAGAAGCTCTTACCCTGAAAGTATTCTTTGGTGCCCTGCTGATCATTGGGGGAACACTGGTTTTGATCTTTTGA
- a CDS encoding YidH family protein — translation MKIQDQENTKQHAGDHLANERTFLAWIRTSIGIMGFGFVVMKFSLFIKQISAALGSKVPLHQTGDSRIIGIFLVALGAITIICSYLRYNSTKEQLNQGVYYHSTLFVKVLTALVFIASILLLLYLIKTT, via the coding sequence ATGAAAATTCAAGATCAGGAAAACACCAAACAGCATGCAGGAGACCATTTGGCTAATGAAAGAACATTTTTGGCCTGGATCAGAACCAGTATTGGTATCATGGGATTTGGCTTCGTGGTGATGAAATTCTCGCTATTTATCAAGCAGATCAGTGCCGCACTGGGGAGTAAAGTGCCCCTGCACCAAACCGGAGATTCCCGCATTATCGGGATTTTTCTAGTTGCCCTGGGAGCAATTACTATCATTTGTTCTTACTTAAGATATAATTCAACGAAAGAACAATTGAATCAGGGGGTGTATTACCATTCAACACTTTTTGTTAAAGTTTTAACCGCTTTAGTTTTCATAGCTAGTATACTTTTACTGCTCTACCTTATTAAAACAACATAG
- a CDS encoding LysR family transcriptional regulator, protein MIDFRLQVFYAVAKRLNFTKASAELFISQPAVTKHIKELEQEFKMSLFERSGNKKISLTPAGELLLHYAEQIFGTYRELEYDMNLLTKQHKGILRIGASSTVAQYIIPPVLAQFHNKFKDIQIQLVTGNTEDVEQRLIAKEIDFGIIEGISRNPQIKYEQYLKDELVLVCSGHNYAMKKEMIKPNELKDYDLLLREPGSGTLDVIAYALKAHQIKVGDLNIEMQLGSTESIKSYLIHSKCLAFLSIHSILKELKNNECRIIDIKDMVIERPFHFIQLHGQQDALAELFMRFAKSYNYNV, encoded by the coding sequence ATGATAGATTTCCGTTTGCAAGTATTTTATGCTGTCGCTAAAAGGCTGAATTTTACAAAGGCCTCGGCAGAGTTATTTATCAGTCAGCCTGCTGTAACCAAACACATTAAAGAATTAGAGCAGGAGTTCAAAATGTCATTATTTGAACGCAGTGGAAACAAAAAAATCAGCCTCACCCCAGCCGGCGAATTATTGTTGCATTACGCAGAACAGATTTTTGGAACTTACCGGGAACTGGAATATGATATGAATCTACTTACTAAACAGCATAAAGGAATATTGAGGATTGGTGCCAGCAGTACTGTGGCACAATATATCATTCCACCTGTATTGGCACAGTTTCACAATAAGTTTAAGGATATACAAATTCAACTGGTTACCGGAAACACAGAAGATGTAGAGCAGCGTTTGATTGCTAAGGAAATAGATTTTGGAATCATTGAAGGCATCTCCCGGAACCCACAGATTAAATACGAACAATATCTAAAAGACGAGCTGGTGCTGGTGTGTTCTGGTCACAATTATGCCATGAAAAAGGAAATGATCAAACCGAATGAGTTGAAGGATTATGATTTATTACTTCGTGAACCTGGTTCTGGTACACTAGATGTTATTGCATATGCTTTAAAAGCACACCAGATAAAGGTGGGGGACTTAAATATAGAAATGCAGTTAGGTAGTACCGAAAGCATTAAATCCTATTTGATTCACAGCAAATGCCTGGCTTTTTTATCTATCCACTCCATATTGAAAGAGCTCAAGAATAATGAATGCCGCATCATAGATATCAAGGATATGGTTATCGAAAGGCCGTTTCATTTCATTCAGCTTCATGGTCAGCAGGACGCTCTGGCGGAACTATTTATGCGCTTCGCTAAAAGCTACAACTATAATGTATAG
- a CDS encoding c-type cytochrome: MNKESTEKEIRQALIYTARTTAIIAFLFVACGTIFICTLFFNGQPDVVTAKTKQDVETGIAAVNVKSQVVPADAWKAPDENTIPADTKYGQMIRYGKELIAHTSKYFGPNGSIARITNGMNCQNCHLEGGTKLFGNNYAGFISSFPKMSGRSGKVEPASARIAECFNRSLAGKVPDESSKEIQAMLAYMKWLGTGVKKGEKVFGTGTEKLKFLDRAANVKHGAILYTSKCQSCHGANGEGILDEDKLTYVYPPLWGKHSYNDGAGMYRLSNFAGFVKNNMPYGARYGDAQLSDEEAWDLAAFVNSQPRPHKDQGKDYPDLLKKPFDAPYGPYADKFSENQHKYGPFAPIVTSEKQVKLTTK; encoded by the coding sequence ATGAATAAGGAATCAACAGAAAAAGAAATCAGACAAGCACTTATATATACAGCCAGGACAACGGCTATCATTGCGTTTCTATTTGTTGCTTGTGGAACCATTTTCATCTGCACTTTATTTTTTAATGGGCAGCCAGATGTAGTGACAGCAAAAACCAAACAGGATGTGGAAACCGGTATAGCTGCTGTTAACGTCAAAAGCCAGGTTGTACCTGCTGATGCCTGGAAAGCGCCTGATGAAAATACGATTCCGGCGGACACCAAGTACGGCCAGATGATCAGGTATGGCAAAGAATTAATAGCACATACGAGCAAATATTTTGGGCCAAATGGATCCATAGCCCGTATTACAAATGGTATGAATTGTCAGAATTGTCACCTCGAGGGTGGAACCAAACTGTTCGGAAATAATTATGCTGGTTTTATTTCCAGTTTTCCTAAAATGAGTGGCAGATCAGGAAAGGTTGAACCTGCATCGGCACGTATTGCAGAGTGCTTCAATCGAAGTCTTGCAGGCAAAGTACCAGACGAATCTAGTAAAGAGATACAGGCAATGCTGGCTTATATGAAATGGCTTGGAACAGGTGTAAAAAAAGGGGAGAAAGTGTTTGGAACGGGAACCGAAAAATTAAAATTCCTGGATAGGGCAGCGAATGTCAAACATGGAGCGATTTTATATACCAGTAAATGTCAAAGTTGTCATGGTGCAAATGGTGAGGGAATACTCGATGAAGACAAACTAACTTATGTTTATCCGCCATTATGGGGCAAACACAGCTACAATGATGGCGCAGGGATGTATAGACTCAGTAACTTTGCGGGGTTCGTAAAGAACAATATGCCATATGGTGCCAGATATGGAGATGCGCAGTTAAGTGATGAGGAGGCCTGGGATCTCGCTGCTTTTGTGAACTCACAGCCAAGACCACATAAAGATCAGGGAAAAGATTACCCTGATTTGTTAAAAAAACCTTTTGATGCGCCATACGGACCATATGCCGACAAATTTTCTGAAAATCAACATAAGTATGGTCCATTTGCACCAATTGTAACCTCCGAAAAACAAGTAAAACTAACAACTAAATAA
- the eno gene encoding phosphopyruvate hydratase: protein MKLTKIHAREILDSRGNPTVEVEVTLNGTTARGISPSGASTGEKEAVELRDGDPERYNGKGVEKAVKGINVEVGKSVTGLSFEGQQAFDDHIIGLDGTENKSRLGANAMLAASIAFARASAVAKGIPLYRQLVEREGYVMPVPCMNVINGGRHSDNNIDFQEFMIAPHNAPSFKESIRMGEAVFHSLRSLLKAKGYYTGVGDEGGFAPNLSSNEEAVQIIMEAIHIAGFAPGKDISLCLDPATSEMWNNGKYEFYKSSKERITTDEMIGFWEGWLKEYPIILLEDGLGENDWEGWKKLTSLLGDKVELVGDDIFCTNPSIIQQGIDQGIANSVLIKLNQIGTVSETLKAVELAQKNGYNCFISHRSGETEDTTIADLVVATGAGHIKTGSGCRSERVSKFNQLLRIEEELGDRASFAGINTFYKKL, encoded by the coding sequence ATGAAATTAACTAAAATTCATGCCCGTGAAATTTTGGATTCCAGGGGCAATCCGACAGTAGAAGTAGAAGTCACTCTTAACGGAACAACAGCAAGGGGTATTTCTCCATCCGGGGCAAGTACGGGTGAAAAAGAAGCCGTAGAGCTTAGAGATGGTGATCCAGAGCGCTATAATGGTAAAGGCGTGGAAAAAGCAGTAAAAGGGATTAACGTCGAAGTCGGCAAATCAGTCACCGGCTTATCCTTTGAGGGTCAGCAGGCCTTCGATGATCATATAATTGGTCTGGATGGAACCGAGAATAAATCAAGGCTCGGCGCAAATGCGATGCTTGCGGCCTCAATCGCCTTCGCCCGGGCTTCGGCCGTTGCAAAAGGGATTCCCTTGTATAGGCAGCTAGTGGAAAGGGAAGGTTACGTAATGCCCGTACCGTGCATGAATGTCATTAATGGGGGAAGGCATTCTGATAACAACATCGATTTTCAGGAATTTATGATTGCCCCTCATAACGCCCCCTCGTTTAAGGAAAGTATCCGTATGGGCGAAGCTGTTTTTCATTCCTTGAGAAGTCTGCTAAAAGCGAAAGGCTATTATACCGGAGTTGGTGACGAAGGTGGGTTTGCGCCAAATCTGAGTTCTAATGAGGAAGCCGTCCAAATCATCATGGAAGCGATACATATTGCCGGTTTTGCTCCAGGCAAGGATATTTCCCTTTGTCTTGACCCAGCGACCAGCGAAATGTGGAATAATGGAAAATATGAATTTTATAAAAGTTCTAAAGAACGGATCACAACAGATGAAATGATTGGCTTTTGGGAAGGATGGTTAAAAGAGTACCCAATTATCCTGTTGGAAGACGGGTTGGGCGAAAACGATTGGGAGGGATGGAAAAAGCTGACCAGCCTTTTGGGAGACAAAGTGGAATTGGTTGGAGATGATATATTCTGCACCAACCCGAGTATTATCCAGCAGGGAATCGACCAGGGCATTGCAAACAGCGTACTGATTAAATTGAACCAGATCGGTACAGTTTCCGAAACGCTAAAGGCCGTAGAACTAGCCCAAAAAAACGGTTACAATTGCTTTATTTCTCACCGCAGTGGTGAAACTGAAGACACGACAATTGCGGATCTGGTTGTCGCTACCGGTGCGGGGCACATCAAAACAGGAAGTGGCTGCCGCTCTGAAAGGGTATCTAAATTTAACCAGTTGCTTCGGATAGAAGAAGAACTTGGTGATAGGGCATCATTTGCAGGAATCAATACTTTTTATAAAAAATTATAA